Proteins from a genomic interval of Yarrowia lipolytica chromosome 1E, complete sequence:
- a CDS encoding uncharacterized protein (Compare to YALI0E08096g, weakly similar to uniprot|P53746 Saccharomyces cerevisiae YNR060w FRE4 Ferric reductase transmembrane component 4 [Precursor]), with protein MKVSTVLVTFLSASSASAKTYRRQDSLNNKPYWAALGCDHLIGGHYKFNFPKFDSSTVKSRKQILEEYCKVMPFIQSKLLCYQGAIEPEHYHTQVRKQIIQGCPNYLTLEMTDEWLANATKIAVEPEDPTEILYLPVPFDREHWEEEYEEVKPHYVALDYASYYGVALLAYWALVFVIGTIINFSQHALFSVYKKVGFNKFRKYVSLPALFGYKHSQPMGWDPLKMASPTRIQSLVVLGYLIMAFVLCFPSYPFDDDYEEAGPWGAQLEAFVADRTGIMSFTQAPIVFLFAGRNNLLMWLTGWSFDTFNVYHRWTSRVMMIYAIIHSCIWTWMCRHSLARDAAELYWVLGTVATIAGSLMLLQAMHVFRSRWYEIFLVLHIVFGILFVVGLWYHCWTIGWMQWVWATIAVWGFDRIIRVCRIAYCGGIVTGDFTLVDREQLIVKAEIPCSRLWSIYPGAHVYIYFLSGNKFWESHPFTIYQSPEACKNGNMTILLKAKDGITFDIVTRLVSAGGARPMKMLIEGPYGAKHPVGKYDSSIYIAGGIGITATYSYAQKVVANSVSKSIIFTWVVRGDSCLEWFGDELEYLLADPRVRVNLYITKIDKKEGLAEELAEEACELESKSPEKLSITSSNRDNLNIQHFRPHMAELLPEYLKESPGSTAIVVCGPPAMNDDVRQALCANIESKSERVDYFEESFSW; from the coding sequence ATGAAAGTCTCCACGGTGCTGGTCACTTTTCTAAGTGCCTCGTCTGCGTCAGCAAAGACCTACCGACGCCAGGACTcgctcaacaacaagccCTACTGGGCTGCGCTGGGCTGTGACCATCTGATTGGAGGTCACTACAAGTTCAACTTCCCCAAGTTTGACAGTAGCACTGTCAAGTCCAGAAAGCAGATTCTCGAGGAGTACTGCAAGGTCATGCCCTTCATCCAGAGTAAACTGCTCTGTTATCAGGGGGCCATTGAGCCTGAACACTACCATACCCAGGTGCGAAAACAGATCATCCAGGGCTGTCCTAACTACCTGACTCTGGAGATGACCGATGAGTGGCTTGCTAACGCCACTAAAATTGCCGTTGAACCCGAAGATCCCACCGAAATCCTCTATCTTCCCGTCCCGTTTGACCGAGAACAttgggaggaggagtacgaggaggTCAAACCTCACTACGTTGCCCTAGATTACGCGTCGTACTACGGAGTGGCTCTGCTGGCCTACTGGGCCCTGGTGTTCGTTATTGGAACAATCATCAACTTCTCTCAGCACGCTCTATTCAGTGTGTACAAGAAGGTCGGCTTCAACAAGTTCCGAAAGTACGTGTCTCTGCCGGCTCTGTTTGGTTACAAGCACTCTCAGCCAATGGGCTGGGATCCTCTCAAGATGGCTTCTCCCACTCGAATCCAGTCGCTGGTTGTTCTGGGGTACTTGATCATGGCCTTCGTGCTCTGTTTCCCCTCCTACCCTTTCGATGACGACTACGAGGAGGCCGGTCCGTGGGGAGCTCAGCTGGAGGCGTTTGTTGCCGACAGAACAGGAATCATGTCCTTTACCCAGGCCCCTATCGTATTTCTGTTTGCTGGAAGAAACAACCTGCTCATGTGGCTCACCGGCTGGTCCTTCGACACCTTCAACGTCTACCATCGATGGACTTCTCGAGTCATGATGATCTACGCCATCATCCACTCGTGTATCTGGACCTGGATGTGTCGTCATTCGCTGGCACGAGACGCTGCCGAGCTCTACTGGGTGCTGGGAACAGTGGCCACCATTGCCGGCTCTCTCATGTTGTTGCAGGCCATGCACGTGTTCCGATCCCGATGGTACGAGATCTTCCTGGTGTTGCACATTGTCTTCGGTATTCTCTTTGTCGTCGGTCTTTGGTACCACTGCTGGACCATTGGCTGGATGCAGTGGGTCTGGGCCACCATTGCCGTGTGGGGCTTTGACCGAATCATCCGAGTGTGTCGAATTGCCTACTGCGGAGGCATTGTCACTGGCGACTTTACTCTCGTCGACCGAGAACAGCTCATTGTCAAGGCTGAAATCCCCTGTTCGAGACTCTGGTCAATCTACCCCGGAGCCCACGTCTACATCTACTTCCTGTCGGGCAACAAGTTCTGGGAGTCTCATCCCTTCACCATTTACCAGTCGCCTGAGGCGTGCAAGAACGGCAATATGACCATTcttctcaaggccaaggatgGAATCACCTTTGATATTGTCACCCGGCTCGTTTCTGCCGGTGGAGCCCGGCCCATGAAAATGCTGATCGAGGGTCCCTATGGCGCCAAGCACCCCGTTGGCAAGTACGACTCTTCCATCTACATTGCCGGCGGTATCGGAATCACCGCCACCTACTCGTACGCCCAGAAGGTGGTTGCCAACTCCGTTTCTAAGAGCATCATCTTCACCTGGGTCGTGCGAGGCGACTCGTGTCTCGAGTGGTTTGGAGACGAGCTCGAGTACCTGCTGGCCGACCCCCGAGTCCGGGTGAACCtctacatcaccaagatcgacaagaaggaaggTCTGGCTGAAGAGCTCGCCGAGGAGGCCTGCGAACTCGAGTCCAAGTCTCCCGAAAAactctccatcacctcctccaacagaGATAACCTCAACATCCAGCACTTCCGGCCCCACAtggccgagctgctgcCCGAGTACCTCAAGGAGAGCCCCGGCTCTACCGCCATTGTAGTCTGTGGCCCTCCCGCCATGAACGATGACGTCCGACAGGCTCTTTGCGCCAACATTGAGTCCAAGTCCGAGCGAGTGGACTACTTTGAGGAGTCCTTCTCATGGTAG